From one Vicinamibacterales bacterium genomic stretch:
- a CDS encoding efflux RND transporter permease subunit, whose product MSRQYGIAGRLAAAFIHSKLTPLVILASLALGLLAVVALPREEEPQIIVPMVDVFVQMPGASPAEVEQRVTRPMEKLLWEVPGVEYIYSTSSPGVAMVIVRFRVGEQEEAALVRLNQKLASNFDIIPPGATPPLVKPRSIDDVPIMGLTLWSARYDDYALRQIAGQLHDAIKEVADVSNVEIIGGRTRQLSVDVDPARLMSYGLDPTSVAGAIQGANARPPASDLVGGNQSRLLQAGSWLTNADAVKRVVVGARGGVPVFVGDLATVHDGDSEPAHYVTFQGRDGRAFPAVTLAVSKRKGTNAIDITRRVDATIARLRGTLLPADVNVTVTRDYGQTAEHKSNELLWHMFLAVFSVSILIWLTLGRREAAVVLVAVPVTLALTLFVFYLYGYTLNRITLFALIFSIGILVDDAIVVVENIVRHARLAAGEHRDLSAVAVRAVDEVGNPTILATLTVIAAILPMAFVGGLMGPYMRPIPVGATAAMVFSLIVAFVVTPWTAQRLMRKPGGHAHGGEDRLTGLYRRVMARLIERPKERLAFLSAIGMLLLASVALVPLGLVTVKMLPFDNKSEFQVIVNMPEGTPLEQTAKVTAALARETLLEPMVANVQSYVGTSSPYNFNGLVRHYFMRRGSHQADLQVNLTPKEERSAQSHEIAKRVRTALLPLARKYGARLQVAEVPPGPPVLQTLVAEVYGPDEARRVAIAERVKSTFESTAGVVDVDWYVEHAQAKDRLEVDQEKAAAAGLSAGAVASVVRMAGAGRVVGLLHDDQAREDVPIVLRLPRELRSSVGALRSIRLGGPAPVAIGELTRATETVESQNIYHKNLRPVTYVTADVAGAAESPVYAIIAMNRVLSGLRLPEGYRFEIYTARQPLDSSRYAMKWDGEWHITYEVFRDLGLAFAAVLLLIYILVVGWFQSFITPVTIMTVIPFSLVGILPAHAMMGAFFTATSTIGFIAGAGIVVRNSIILVDFIELRLREGVPLAQAVIDAGTVRFRPIALTAAAVIVGSAVILFDPIFQGLAISLMAGGIASLLLSPLTVPILYYLVNHRAAAHGVEAAAAPAPVGE is encoded by the coding sequence ATGAGCCGGCAGTACGGCATCGCGGGACGGCTTGCCGCCGCATTCATCCACTCCAAGCTCACGCCCCTCGTCATCCTGGCCTCGCTGGCGCTCGGTCTCCTGGCCGTTGTCGCGCTTCCACGAGAAGAGGAACCGCAAATCATCGTGCCGATGGTCGATGTGTTCGTGCAGATGCCGGGTGCGTCCCCGGCCGAGGTGGAGCAGCGCGTCACCCGGCCGATGGAGAAGCTGCTGTGGGAGGTGCCGGGCGTCGAGTACATCTACTCCACGTCGAGTCCGGGTGTCGCGATGGTCATCGTCCGATTCCGGGTGGGCGAGCAGGAGGAGGCCGCGCTGGTCCGCCTCAACCAGAAGCTCGCGTCGAACTTCGACATCATTCCGCCTGGCGCCACGCCGCCGCTCGTGAAGCCCAGGTCGATCGACGACGTGCCGATCATGGGCCTCACGCTTTGGAGCGCCCGCTACGACGACTACGCGCTTCGCCAGATCGCCGGCCAGCTGCACGACGCCATCAAGGAAGTGGCTGACGTGTCGAACGTCGAGATCATCGGGGGCCGAACCCGGCAACTGAGCGTCGACGTGGATCCGGCCCGTCTCATGTCGTATGGCCTCGACCCGACGTCGGTCGCGGGCGCCATCCAGGGCGCGAATGCCCGCCCGCCCGCTTCCGATCTCGTCGGCGGCAATCAGAGCCGATTGCTCCAAGCCGGATCGTGGCTCACGAACGCAGACGCCGTGAAGCGGGTCGTCGTCGGTGCGCGGGGTGGCGTTCCGGTGTTCGTCGGCGACCTGGCCACCGTCCACGACGGGGACTCGGAACCGGCACACTACGTGACGTTCCAGGGGCGCGACGGCCGCGCCTTTCCGGCGGTCACGCTTGCCGTCTCGAAGCGAAAGGGCACCAACGCCATCGACATCACCAGGCGGGTCGACGCGACGATCGCGCGGCTGCGAGGGACGCTGTTGCCGGCCGACGTCAATGTCACGGTGACGCGGGACTACGGCCAGACCGCCGAGCACAAGTCGAACGAGCTGCTCTGGCACATGTTCCTGGCCGTCTTCTCGGTCTCGATCCTGATCTGGCTGACGCTCGGCCGGCGCGAGGCGGCCGTGGTGCTGGTGGCGGTGCCGGTCACCCTGGCGCTCACGCTATTCGTCTTCTATCTCTACGGCTACACCCTCAACCGGATCACGCTGTTCGCGTTGATCTTCTCGATCGGCATCCTGGTGGACGATGCCATCGTGGTCGTGGAGAACATCGTGCGGCACGCCCGACTGGCGGCCGGCGAGCACCGCGATCTGAGCGCCGTGGCCGTTCGCGCCGTGGACGAGGTCGGCAATCCGACCATTCTGGCGACGCTGACCGTCATCGCCGCCATCCTCCCGATGGCGTTCGTCGGCGGGCTCATGGGGCCCTACATGCGCCCCATCCCGGTGGGCGCGACGGCTGCGATGGTCTTCTCCCTCATCGTCGCCTTCGTCGTCACGCCGTGGACCGCGCAACGGCTGATGCGGAAGCCGGGCGGCCATGCGCATGGCGGCGAGGACCGCCTGACGGGACTCTATCGCCGCGTCATGGCGAGGCTGATCGAACGGCCGAAGGAGCGTCTCGCGTTCCTCTCGGCAATCGGCATGCTCCTCCTCGCGTCGGTCGCGCTCGTCCCGCTCGGCCTGGTGACGGTGAAGATGCTGCCGTTCGACAACAAGAGCGAGTTTCAGGTCATCGTGAACATGCCCGAGGGGACGCCCCTCGAGCAGACCGCGAAGGTGACGGCGGCGCTCGCACGGGAAACGCTCCTCGAGCCGATGGTGGCCAACGTCCAGTCGTACGTCGGCACCTCGTCGCCGTACAACTTCAACGGGCTCGTTCGCCACTACTTCATGCGGCGCGGGTCGCACCAGGCCGACCTGCAGGTGAACCTCACGCCAAAAGAGGAGCGGTCGGCGCAGAGCCACGAGATTGCCAAGCGCGTCCGCACGGCGCTCCTGCCGCTCGCCAGGAAGTACGGCGCGCGCCTGCAGGTCGCCGAAGTGCCTCCGGGTCCGCCCGTGCTCCAGACGCTCGTCGCCGAGGTGTACGGACCCGACGAGGCGCGACGTGTGGCCATCGCCGAACGCGTGAAGTCCACCTTCGAGTCGACCGCCGGCGTGGTGGACGTCGACTGGTATGTCGAGCACGCTCAGGCCAAGGACAGGCTGGAGGTCGATCAGGAGAAGGCCGCAGCCGCGGGGCTGTCAGCCGGAGCGGTCGCGTCCGTCGTCCGGATGGCGGGCGCCGGTCGGGTGGTTGGCCTGCTTCATGACGACCAGGCGCGAGAGGACGTGCCGATCGTGCTGCGGCTGCCACGGGAGCTGCGGTCGTCGGTCGGCGCCCTGCGGTCGATCCGTCTCGGCGGTCCGGCGCCTGTGGCCATCGGCGAACTGACGCGGGCGACCGAGACCGTCGAATCGCAGAACATCTACCACAAGAACCTGCGGCCGGTGACCTACGTGACTGCCGACGTCGCGGGCGCGGCCGAGAGTCCGGTCTACGCGATCATCGCGATGAACCGGGTGCTCTCGGGGCTCCGGTTGCCCGAGGGCTACCGGTTCGAGATCTACACGGCCCGGCAGCCGCTCGACTCCAGCCGGTACGCGATGAAATGGGACGGGGAGTGGCACATCACCTACGAGGTGTTCCGGGACCTCGGGTTGGCGTTCGCCGCCGTGCTGCTGCTGATCTACATCCTCGTGGTGGGATGGTTCCAGTCGTTCATCACGCCGGTGACGATTATGACCGTCATCCCGTTCTCGCTCGTGGGCATCCTCCCGGCACACGCGATGATGGGCGCGTTCTTCACGGCGACCTCGACGATCGGGTTCATCGCGGGGGCCGGCATCGTGGTGCGGAACTCGATCATCCTCGTGGACTTCATCGAACTGCGGCTGCGCGAAGGCGTGCCGCTCGCCCAGGCGGTGATCGACGCCGGCACGGTCAGGTTCAGGCCCATCGCGCTGACGGCGGCGGCCGTGATTGTCGGCTCGGCGGTGATTCTCTTCGACCCGATCTTCCAGGGGCTGGCCATCTCGCTGATGGCGGGCGGCATCGCGTCGCTCCTGCTGTCCCCGCTGACCGTGCCGATCCTGTACTACCTCGTCAACCATCGGGCCGCTGCGCACGGCGTCGAGGCTGCCGCCGCACCCGCGCCCGTCGGAGAGTAG
- a CDS encoding universal stress protein yields the protein MWKCPPSTVLVPVDFGEASARALAVASALASRVGARIRVLHAEVIEAPPYFTHEQLATIERERKAARAKAVQFVLEFARAHGVGQCEVAIAEGSPTAAIVQAAGQADLVVMGTHGRHGPGRWWMGSVAERVVHDTGTPVLVVRADLGGLAPEQVFDRPLVIAPQGAQGEANRMAAALAQAFGGQVVDTVVACEADLAQSRHATLMVVSKAGTGQASRLNHTEHWLRSCALPMLFVPSDPVSSSSTTVVQGGVS from the coding sequence ATGTGGAAGTGCCCGCCGTCCACGGTGCTCGTTCCAGTCGATTTCGGTGAGGCGTCGGCCCGGGCGTTGGCGGTCGCCTCGGCACTGGCGTCGCGGGTCGGGGCGCGGATCCGCGTGCTGCATGCCGAGGTCATCGAGGCGCCACCGTATTTCACGCACGAGCAGCTCGCGACGATCGAGCGCGAACGAAAGGCCGCACGGGCCAAGGCGGTGCAGTTCGTGCTCGAGTTCGCACGGGCACACGGTGTGGGACAGTGCGAGGTGGCGATCGCGGAAGGATCGCCGACCGCGGCGATCGTGCAGGCAGCGGGACAGGCCGACCTCGTCGTGATGGGCACGCACGGCCGGCACGGTCCAGGCCGCTGGTGGATGGGCTCGGTCGCCGAGCGGGTTGTCCACGACACCGGCACGCCAGTCCTTGTCGTCCGGGCAGACCTCGGAGGGCTCGCCCCGGAACAGGTCTTCGACCGTCCGCTCGTCATCGCTCCCCAGGGAGCGCAGGGTGAGGCCAATCGGATGGCCGCGGCCCTGGCGCAGGCGTTCGGCGGCCAGGTCGTCGATACGGTGGTGGCGTGTGAGGCCGACCTGGCGCAAAGCCGCCACGCGACGCTGATGGTGGTGTCGAAAGCCGGTACCGGGCAGGCCAGCCGGTTGAACCACACCGAGCACTGGCTGCGCTCGTGCGCGCTGCCGATGTTGTTCGTCCCGTCGGACCCTGTTTCGTCGTCGTCCACTACGGTCGTTCAGGGAGGTGTGTCGTGA
- a CDS encoding DUF2892 domain-containing protein, which translates to MTVDRYLRLIAGFFVTATTLLGMYVHPNFFWFAAFVGANLFQSAFTNWCPMMAILRRAGVKDGDPGGR; encoded by the coding sequence GTGACCGTCGATCGCTACCTCCGTCTGATTGCCGGTTTCTTCGTGACCGCGACCACGCTGCTCGGGATGTACGTCCATCCCAACTTCTTCTGGTTTGCCGCGTTCGTCGGGGCCAACCTGTTCCAGTCGGCCTTCACGAACTGGTGCCCGATGATGGCGATCCTGCGACGGGCCGGCGTGAAGGACGGCGATCCCGGAGGCCGATGA
- a CDS encoding aminotransferase class V-fold PLP-dependent enzyme: MSTGGEVREDFVRAWPEFGANGPVEALRRRDFGRLDANGHVYLDYTGAGLYAASQVDRHMNLLLADVMGNPHSANPTSQLSTGLVDRARRHVLSYFNAAAEEYGVIFTGNASHALKLIGESYPFEPGKRFVLTFDNHNSVNGIREFARSRHADFRYIPVVPPDLRIVASDVEAALDPGGQAAPGLFAYPAQSNFSGVQHDLGWIEKAQARGWDVLLDAAAFVPTNRLDLGRWHPDYVVLSFYKMFGHPTGVGALLARWPALAKLRRPWFAGGTITVASVGADRHHLAPGEPAFEDGTLNFGSLPAIDIGLDFIESVGVDTIHRRVQALTGWLIDALLALRHSTGRPLVAVYGPANTEDRGGTITLNFRDETGQFIDHQAIEARAADQRISIRTGCFCNPGAGELAMGLSPEEMSSCFIRLSDRITYDEFRRCIDGKSTGAVRVSLGIASNFADVRSFVEFARTFLA; the protein is encoded by the coding sequence ATGTCCACGGGAGGCGAGGTGCGCGAGGATTTCGTGCGGGCGTGGCCCGAGTTCGGGGCGAACGGACCGGTCGAGGCCTTGCGGCGGCGGGACTTCGGCCGGCTGGACGCCAACGGGCACGTCTATCTCGATTACACGGGGGCGGGGCTCTATGCCGCGTCGCAGGTCGATCGGCACATGAACCTGCTCCTCGCCGACGTGATGGGCAACCCCCATTCGGCGAACCCGACCTCGCAGCTCTCGACGGGCCTGGTCGACCGCGCACGTCGGCACGTGCTCTCCTACTTCAATGCGGCGGCGGAGGAATACGGCGTCATCTTCACCGGAAACGCCAGCCACGCGTTGAAACTCATCGGCGAGTCGTATCCGTTCGAACCGGGCAAGCGGTTCGTGCTGACGTTCGACAATCACAACTCGGTCAACGGGATTCGAGAGTTCGCCCGGTCGCGCCATGCCGACTTCCGGTACATCCCGGTCGTTCCGCCCGATCTGCGCATCGTGGCATCGGATGTGGAGGCGGCTCTCGACCCGGGCGGGCAGGCCGCACCAGGTCTGTTCGCCTATCCCGCGCAGTCGAACTTCTCGGGCGTGCAGCACGACCTCGGCTGGATCGAGAAGGCGCAGGCAAGGGGCTGGGACGTGCTCCTCGACGCCGCCGCGTTCGTCCCGACCAATCGGCTGGACCTCGGCCGGTGGCACCCGGACTACGTGGTGCTGTCGTTCTACAAGATGTTCGGCCACCCCACGGGCGTCGGCGCGTTGCTGGCCCGGTGGCCGGCGCTCGCCAAGCTGCGGCGTCCGTGGTTTGCCGGCGGTACGATCACCGTCGCGTCGGTCGGCGCGGATCGGCATCACCTGGCGCCCGGTGAGCCGGCCTTCGAAGATGGAACACTGAACTTCGGGAGCCTGCCCGCGATCGATATCGGCCTCGACTTCATCGAGAGCGTCGGCGTCGATACCATCCACCGCCGGGTGCAGGCCCTCACCGGCTGGCTGATCGATGCGCTGCTCGCGCTGCGCCATTCGACCGGCCGGCCACTCGTCGCCGTCTACGGCCCCGCGAACACGGAGGATCGGGGCGGCACGATCACGCTCAATTTCCGCGACGAGACGGGCCAGTTCATCGATCACCAAGCCATCGAGGCCCGCGCCGCCGATCAGCGGATTTCGATCCGAACCGGCTGCTTCTGCAACCCGGGAGCCGGGGAACTGGCCATGGGGCTCTCGCCGGAAGAGATGTCGAGCTGCTTCATCAGGCTGTCGGACCGCATCACCTACGACGAATTCCGCCGGTGCATCGACGGAAAGAGCACGGGCGCGGTCCGCGTCTCGCTCGGCATTGCCAGCAACTTCGCGGACGTCCGGTCGTTCGTCGAGTTCGCCCGGACGTTCCTGGCGTAG